A genomic stretch from Bacillus sp. E(2018) includes:
- a CDS encoding ECF transporter S component, with product MQKGLKLTDILVTIVISIAFGILYKVWGPLYYAVKPFGLHIDQLIYGMWFMAATVAFLIIRKPGVALLAEIAASSGEFLMGSEFGLEVLLYGLIQGLFAELILFAFRYKRFDLFVISLAALSSCAGSLIMDFYKGYIGDLSTWNLTLFIVFRMIGSILFTGLFAISIAKALEATGVTNLVRSSSKKDHEALDQ from the coding sequence ATGCAAAAAGGGTTAAAGCTAACGGATATCCTTGTAACAATCGTGATCTCAATCGCATTTGGCATTTTGTATAAGGTTTGGGGACCTCTATATTATGCTGTTAAACCGTTTGGCCTTCACATCGATCAGTTGATATATGGGATGTGGTTCATGGCGGCAACCGTTGCGTTCCTAATCATTCGAAAGCCTGGAGTTGCCCTATTGGCTGAAATTGCTGCTTCTTCAGGAGAATTTTTAATGGGTTCAGAATTTGGACTTGAAGTCTTGCTATATGGACTCATTCAAGGATTGTTTGCAGAATTAATCCTATTCGCATTTCGTTATAAGCGGTTTGACCTTTTTGTCATTTCGCTTGCTGCATTAAGTTCATGTGCAGGATCTTTAATCATGGACTTTTACAAAGGATATATCGGAGATCTTTCAACATGGAACCTAACTTTATTTATTGTTTTTAGAATGATCGGTTCAATCTTGTTTACAGGCTTGTTTGCCATTTCTATAGCAAAAGCTTTAGAAGCTACAGGTGTCACAAATTTAGTGAGATCTTCTTCAAAAAAAGATCATGAAGCATTAGATCAATAA
- the tenA gene encoding thiaminase II, whose amino-acid sequence MNTFTDILRERAASIWEANLQHPFVKGIADGDLSLERFRYYVLQDSYYLSHFARIQAMGAARAEDLYTTSRMAAHAQGTNDAELGLHETFMKQLGVTEEELADFEPAPTAYHYTSHLYRVAESGSLGEIIAAILPCYWIYQEIGETFKGATPQDPIYQEWIAAYGGEWFTELVQEQIDRLNQLAEKASDHEKNKMIQHFLISCQYEYSFWEMAYTLEKWPISFRLTTTTIGSEE is encoded by the coding sequence ATGAACACATTTACTGATATCTTGCGAGAAAGAGCGGCTTCTATCTGGGAAGCGAACCTTCAACATCCATTTGTGAAGGGAATTGCAGATGGTGACCTTTCTTTAGAACGGTTCAGGTACTATGTATTACAAGATTCGTATTATTTATCTCATTTTGCAAGAATACAAGCGATGGGGGCTGCAAGAGCTGAGGATTTGTATACGACTTCTAGAATGGCAGCGCATGCACAAGGTACAAATGATGCGGAGTTAGGACTTCATGAGACATTTATGAAACAGCTTGGAGTGACAGAAGAAGAACTAGCTGATTTTGAACCTGCTCCCACTGCTTACCATTATACATCTCACCTTTACCGAGTTGCAGAGTCTGGAAGTTTGGGAGAAATTATCGCAGCCATTCTGCCTTGTTATTGGATCTATCAAGAGATTGGTGAAACATTCAAAGGGGCGACACCACAAGACCCCATCTATCAAGAGTGGATCGCTGCATATGGCGGTGAATGGTTCACAGAACTTGTACAAGAGCAGATTGATAGACTGAATCAATTGGCTGAAAAAGCAAGTGACCATGAAAAAAACAAAATGATTCAGCATTTCCTGATCAGTTGTCAGTATGAGTATTCCTTCTGGGAAATGGCTTATACGTTAGAAAAGTGGCCGATTTCATTTAGACTGACCACAACAACGATCGGAAGTGAAGAGTAG
- a CDS encoding energy-coupling factor transporter transmembrane component T, with protein sequence MNLSFSGKYTWLHSINPSLKLLTIVGLFVFAINIHYLNFMVGFSSVILLLFIVGTGYSYKQLFLLSLPFLFVFLSTSSSMILFGKGETILFKWAYVQISEESLIRGIHLGFRALSFAMLGLIFALTTKPVMLFYSLMQQLKLPPKFAYSFMAAIRLIPIMIEEYQIIMNAQRVRGIEQKNHFLKRIERLAIPLLSQSIRRAYRIAVSMEAKRFQSNRKRTFYYEVGFSRNDLIFLCYFLVLIGVAYLLSNHFPFLPNTDVRYLSD encoded by the coding sequence ATGAATTTATCATTTAGTGGGAAGTACACTTGGTTACACAGCATAAATCCTTCATTAAAATTATTAACGATTGTTGGTCTGTTCGTATTTGCCATCAACATTCATTATCTGAATTTTATGGTCGGCTTTTCAAGTGTAATCTTACTCCTGTTTATAGTAGGTACAGGATATTCTTATAAGCAATTATTCTTATTATCTCTTCCTTTTTTGTTTGTTTTTCTTTCAACGTCTTCATCTATGATTCTATTTGGAAAGGGAGAAACCATCCTATTTAAATGGGCATATGTTCAAATATCAGAGGAGAGTTTGATAAGAGGCATTCATTTAGGATTTAGAGCTTTATCATTTGCAATGCTTGGATTGATATTTGCTTTAACTACCAAACCAGTTATGCTGTTTTATTCTCTCATGCAACAACTTAAATTGCCACCCAAGTTTGCTTATAGTTTCATGGCAGCCATTCGATTAATCCCTATCATGATTGAGGAATACCAGATCATTATGAATGCTCAAAGAGTCAGAGGAATCGAACAAAAGAATCACTTTCTTAAAAGAATAGAGAGGCTTGCGATTCCTTTATTATCACAAAGTATTCGCAGAGCTTATCGAATAGCCGTATCAATGGAAGCAAAACGATTTCAATCAAACAGAAAAAGGACCTTCTATTATGAGGTCGGTTTTTCAAGAAATGATCTAATATTCTTATGCTATTTTCTTGTTCTGATAGGAGTCGCGTATCTTCTTTCTAACCATTTTCCATTCCTACCAAATACGGATGTGAGATATTTATCTGATTGA
- a CDS encoding ABC transporter ATP-binding protein has product MTTITSVKNLRLKFPGEPEMLFKDMNLSINRGEKVLLLGTSGCGKSTLLQVLSGLVPRTIDIPMKCDEIQIPDQWGFVFQDPDTQFCMPYVDEELAFVLENLQVPREEMSSMICTLLKEVGLELDHIHTPIQHLSGGMKQRLAIASVLALKPDVIFLDEPTAFIDEKGTEQIWETVKRIWKDKTLIIVEHKIEKILDFADRLIVFTPEGGILADGNTSMVFTHYKEKIKEYGIWYPGAWDDYKIKPLAENKFENQNTMKLQNFKGYRNKEIKICADNMVVHSGEWITIMGENGAGKSSLLLAMMQLIKTSGEYFINDVPIQKTKEISGLLYLVFQNPEYQFLTNSVYDEITYGLQNEQNVESHAQEILTSLELKEKKNQHPYQLSVGQKRRLSVATAFLKKPTVLLLDEPTFGQDSINTFKILEWIEKERQKGTTIIMVTHDHHITERFATRLWEVQNGKIVADHQLNKRGKEQKEMLHEFII; this is encoded by the coding sequence ATGACGACAATAACTTCTGTGAAGAATTTGAGATTAAAATTTCCGGGCGAACCAGAAATGCTGTTTAAAGATATGAATTTGTCTATTAATCGTGGTGAAAAAGTGCTTCTTCTTGGCACCTCCGGATGTGGCAAATCCACACTGTTGCAAGTTCTCTCTGGACTAGTACCACGAACAATTGATATTCCTATGAAATGTGATGAAATACAAATCCCTGATCAATGGGGATTTGTATTTCAAGATCCTGATACGCAGTTTTGTATGCCATACGTTGATGAAGAATTAGCATTTGTACTTGAGAACCTTCAAGTGCCTCGAGAAGAAATGTCCAGCATGATTTGTACTTTATTAAAAGAAGTTGGGCTGGAACTTGATCATATTCATACACCAATCCAACATCTATCAGGTGGAATGAAGCAGCGATTAGCGATTGCATCTGTATTAGCACTGAAACCAGATGTCATATTTTTAGATGAACCAACTGCTTTTATTGATGAAAAGGGTACAGAACAAATTTGGGAAACGGTAAAAAGAATCTGGAAAGACAAAACATTAATTATTGTAGAACATAAAATTGAGAAAATCCTGGATTTCGCTGATCGTCTCATTGTATTTACACCAGAAGGAGGAATACTTGCTGATGGTAACACTTCCATGGTCTTTACTCATTATAAGGAAAAGATTAAAGAGTATGGAATTTGGTACCCTGGTGCTTGGGATGATTATAAAATAAAACCTCTTGCTGAAAATAAATTTGAAAATCAGAACACTATGAAGCTCCAAAATTTTAAAGGGTATCGAAACAAGGAAATTAAGATATGCGCTGATAACATGGTGGTTCATTCAGGAGAATGGATCACGATAATGGGTGAAAACGGAGCAGGAAAGAGTTCTTTATTATTAGCTATGATGCAACTCATCAAAACATCTGGAGAATATTTTATTAATGATGTACCTATTCAAAAAACGAAAGAAATCTCTGGACTTCTTTACCTTGTCTTTCAGAATCCAGAATATCAGTTTTTAACAAATTCTGTTTACGATGAAATAACCTATGGATTACAAAATGAGCAGAATGTGGAATCACATGCACAAGAGATTCTCACTTCTCTCGAGTTGAAGGAAAAAAAGAACCAACATCCATATCAACTATCTGTTGGTCAGAAGAGACGTCTGAGTGTGGCAACTGCTTTTTTGAAAAAGCCAACTGTATTACTTCTTGATGAACCAACTTTTGGTCAAGATTCTATAAACACGTTCAAAATTTTAGAATGGATTGAAAAAGAACGGCAAAAAGGAACGACGATTATCATGGTCACTCATGATCATCATATCACCGAACGTTTTGCAACACGGTTATGGGAGGTACAGAACGGTAAAATTGTAGCTGATCATCAACTCAATAAAAGGGGTAAAGAACAGAAGGAGATGTTGCATGAATTTATCATTTAG